The Glycine max cultivar Williams 82 chromosome 12, Glycine_max_v4.0, whole genome shotgun sequence genome window below encodes:
- the LOC100814873 gene encoding uncharacterized protein LOC100814873 yields the protein MSSTSRAWTWTVAASVGVVEALKDQGICRWNSVMRSAQQHAKHNMRSLSQTKKLSSQPSAMASAKLKDEKAKKSEESLRTVMYLSCWGPN from the coding sequence ATGAGTTCAACAAGCCGTGCTTGGACTTGGACCGTGGCAGCAAGTGTTGGAGTGGTGGAGGCCTTGAAGGATCAGGGTATCTGCAGGTGGAACAGCGTGATGAGATCAGCACAACAACATGCTAAACATAATATGAGGTCTTTGTCTCAGACCAAGAAGCTTTCTTCTCAACCATCTGCTATGGCTTCAGCCAAATTGAAAGATGAGAAAGCTAAGAAGTCAGAAGAGTCTTTGAGAACCGTTATGTATTTGAGTTGCTGGGGTCCCAACTAA
- the LOC100816998 gene encoding vesicle-associated protein 4-2 → MEVETEKSGSDGKGWSFCRMPFWQTTHTPSSSSMSYMHNVHQQSQNNAQSVDRSSHHSSTTVSSVAKSLLPTKRRLRLDPSNKLYFPYEPGKQVRSAIAIKNTCKSHVAFKFQTTAPKSCYMRPPGGILAPGESIIATVFKFVEPPENNEKSIDKKSKVKFKIMSLKVQGEMDYVPELFDEQRDQVAIEQILRVMFLDPERPSPVLDKLKRMLAEADAALEARKKPPEEKGPRVAGEGLVIDEWKERRERYLAQQQVQGVDSV, encoded by the exons ATGGAGGTGGAGACTGAAAAATCAGGGTCTGATGGGAAGGGTTGGAGTTTTTGTAGAATGCCATTTTGGCAAACAACTCatactccttcttcttcttccatgtcTTACATGCACAATGTTCATCAGCAAAGTCAGAATAATGCTCAATCTGTTGATAGATCCAGTCATCATTCTTCAACAACAGTTTCATCTGTGGCCAAGTCTCTGCTCCCTACAAAGAGGAGGCTCCGCCTTGATCCTTCCAACAAGCTCTACTTTCCAT aTGAACCTGGTAAGCAAGTTAGGAGTGCAATCGCAATTAAAAACACTTGCAAGTCTCATGTAGCTTTCAAG TTTCAAACAACTGCACCCAAGAGTTGTTATATGCGCCCTCCTGGGGGTATTCTTGCCCCTGGTGAAAGTATTATTGCCACTG TGTTCAAGTTTGTGGAGCCACCTGAGAACAATGAGAaatcaattgataaaaaaagcAAGGTTAAGTTTAAAATTATGAGCTTAAAAGTGCAAGGTGAAATGGACTATGTACCGGAACTG TTTGATGAGCAAAGAGATCAAGTGGCAATAGAGCAAATTCTGCGGGTTATGTTTCTGGACCCTGAAAGGCCTAGTCCT GTCCTGGATAAGCTTAAACGAATGTTGGCCGAGGCCGACGCTGCACTTGAAGCACGAAAGAAACCGCCAGAGGAGAAAGGTCCCCGTGTTGCTGGGGAAGGCCTTGTTATAGACGAATGG aaagaaagaagagaaagatacTTGGCTCAACAGCAGGTCCAAGGTGTTGATTCAGTGTAA
- the LOC106795394 gene encoding uncharacterized protein gives MMISSRRAWTVAVSVGVVESLKDQGLCRWNSTFKSAQQSVKSHMRSLSRANKLSSAMLSSTLLHGEKTKQSEESLRTVMYLSCWGPN, from the coding sequence ATGATGATTTCAAGTAGGAGAGCATGGACTGTGGCGGTTAGTGTTGGAGTTGTTGAGAGCTTGAAGGACCAGGGCCTCTGCAGATGGAATTCAACTTTCAAGTCAGCACAACAAAGTGTGAAAAGCCATATGAGATCTTTGTCACGGGCAAATAAGCTCTCTTCTGCTATGCTTTCTAGCACACTACTGCATGGAGAGAAGACGAAGCAGTCAGAAGAATCCTTGAGGACCGTCATGTACTTAAGTTGCTGGGGTCCCAACTGA
- the LOC100305766 gene encoding uncharacterized protein LOC100305766, translating into MSSTSRAWTWTVAASVGVVEALKDQGICRWNSVMRSAQQHAKHNMKSLSQTKKLSSQSSVMASAKLKDEKAKKSEESLRTVMYLSCWGPN; encoded by the coding sequence ATGAGTTCAACAAGCCGTGCTTGGACTTGGACCGTGGCGGCAAGTGTTGGAGTGGTGGAGGCCTTGAAGGACCAAGGTATATGCAGGTGGAACAGTGTGATGAGATCAGCACAACAACATGCTAAACATAATATGAAGTCTTTGTCTCAGACCAAGAAGCTTTCTTCTCAATCATCTGTTATGGCTTCAGCCAAATTGAAAGATGAGAAAGCTAAGAAGTCAGAGGAGTCCTTGAGAACCGTTATGTACTTGAGTTGCTGGGGTCCCAACTAA
- the LOC100815403 gene encoding uncharacterized protein, whose product MSSASRTWAVAASVGVVEALKDQGLCRWNIALRSAQHQVKNHVRSLSQEKKVSSSSSSAVVSSRLKEEGAKQSEESLRKVMYLSCWGPN is encoded by the coding sequence ATGAGTTCAGCAAGCAGAACTTGGGCTGTGGCAGCAAGTGTTGGAGTTGTGGAGGCCTTGAAGGACCAGGGCCTGTGTAGGTGGAACATTGCTTTAAGATCAGCACAACATCAAGTGAAAAACCATGTGAGATCCTTGTCTCAGGAAAAGAAggtttcttcttcatcatcttctgcTGTGGTTTCTAGTAGATTAAAGGAAGAGGGTGCAAAACAGTCAGAGGAATCATTGAGGAAAGTGATGTACTTAAGTTGTTGGGGTCCCAACTAG